One Paracidovorax avenae ATCC 19860 genomic region harbors:
- a CDS encoding amino acid ABC transporter ATP-binding protein codes for MIEIEGLQKAYGAHRVLQGVSLRVARGEVVCLIGPSGSGKSTVLRCINGLESYQGGEVRAFGERVDQRGAGIHLLRRRMGMVFQRFNLFPHRTALENVMEGPVHVLGAPSAQARSEALALLEKVGLADKGGHYPAQLSGGQQQRVAIARALALKPEAMLFDEPTSALDPELVGDVLGVMRTLADEGMTMVVVTHEMGFAREVADRVCFLHGGTIVEGGDAAQVLGAPRHARTQDFLRRVLHAPTGSTA; via the coding sequence ATGATCGAGATCGAAGGCCTGCAGAAAGCCTACGGCGCGCACCGCGTGCTGCAGGGCGTGAGCCTGCGCGTGGCGCGCGGCGAGGTGGTCTGCCTCATCGGCCCCTCGGGCTCGGGCAAATCCACCGTGCTGCGCTGCATCAACGGGCTGGAGTCCTACCAGGGCGGCGAGGTGCGCGCCTTCGGCGAGCGCGTGGACCAGCGCGGTGCCGGCATCCACCTGCTGCGCCGCCGCATGGGCATGGTGTTCCAGCGCTTCAACCTGTTTCCCCACCGCACCGCGCTGGAGAACGTGATGGAAGGCCCTGTGCACGTGCTGGGCGCGCCCTCCGCCCAGGCGCGTTCCGAGGCACTGGCGCTGCTGGAGAAAGTGGGCCTGGCCGACAAGGGCGGGCACTACCCGGCGCAGCTCTCGGGAGGGCAGCAGCAGCGCGTGGCGATCGCGCGGGCCCTGGCACTCAAGCCCGAGGCCATGCTGTTCGACGAGCCTACTTCGGCGCTGGACCCGGAACTGGTCGGCGACGTGCTCGGCGTGATGCGCACGCTGGCGGATGAAGGCATGACGATGGTGGTGGTGACGCACGAGATGGGCTTCGCGCGCGAGGTGGCCGACCGCGTGTGCTTCCTGCACGGCGGCACCATCGTGGAGGGAGGCGACGCGGCACAGGTGCTGGGCGCACCGCGGCATGCGCGCACCCAGGACTTCCTGCGCCGGGTGCTGCATGCCCCCACGGGGAGCACGGCATGA
- a CDS encoding amino acid ABC transporter permease — protein sequence MSNFLQHARDFLPILLQGAVVTVQVTVLAFLLSSALGLILALGKLSPVRAVSLAASTFINVIRGLPIIVQLFYIYFVLPDFGVQLTAFQAGVIGLGIAYSAYQAENFRAGIEAVDPGQREAALAMGMRPALLMRRVILPQAFRIALPPYGNTLVMMLKDSSLVSTITVAEMTRAGQLIASSTFQNMTVYTLVALLYLAMSLPLVACLRRLERRLGAGSRR from the coding sequence ATGTCCAACTTCCTCCAGCATGCGCGCGACTTCCTGCCCATCCTGCTGCAGGGCGCGGTGGTCACGGTACAGGTCACCGTGCTCGCCTTCCTGCTCAGCAGCGCCCTCGGGCTCATCCTCGCGCTCGGCAAGCTCTCGCCGGTGCGGGCGGTGTCGCTCGCGGCCTCCACGTTCATCAACGTGATCCGCGGGCTGCCGATCATCGTGCAGCTGTTCTACATCTACTTCGTGCTGCCGGATTTCGGCGTGCAGCTCACGGCGTTCCAGGCCGGCGTGATCGGGCTGGGCATCGCCTATTCCGCCTACCAGGCGGAGAACTTCCGTGCCGGCATCGAGGCGGTGGACCCGGGCCAGCGCGAAGCGGCGCTGGCCATGGGCATGCGCCCCGCCCTGCTGATGCGGCGGGTGATCCTGCCACAGGCCTTCCGCATCGCGCTGCCCCCCTACGGCAACACGCTGGTGATGATGCTCAAGGACTCGTCGCTGGTCTCCACCATCACGGTGGCGGAGATGACGCGCGCCGGCCAGCTCATCGCTTCGTCCACCTTCCAGAACATGACCGTCTATACCCTGGTGGCGCTGCTCTACCTCGCGATGAGCCTGCCGCTGGTGGCCTGCCTGCGGCGCCTGGAGCGCCGGCTGGGCGCGGGGAGCCGCCGATGA
- a CDS encoding ABC transporter substrate-binding protein, protein MRFLIRRLRHLTSGLLAAAAVTAACAQGAAPASYNAGATATGIPFTFLDIKTNTIQGMMVDTVQAVAKAGGFTVNVQQTVFSALIPSLTANKIDIVSAAMLKTPARQQVVDFSDPVYSYGEGLIVKADDGRAYTSLDDMKGEVVGAQVGTVFLDMLQKKGIFKEVRSYDSVADLTRDLALGRIKAGLADQPILAYQIRQNTFQGVKLAEGYKPSNVGDVCLVVRKGDAETLQRLNKAIAAIKADGTLAQITKKWGI, encoded by the coding sequence ATGCGTTTCCTCATCCGCCGCCTCCGCCATCTCACGTCCGGCCTGCTGGCTGCCGCCGCCGTCACGGCTGCCTGCGCACAGGGGGCCGCGCCCGCGAGCTACAACGCCGGCGCGACCGCCACGGGCATTCCCTTCACCTTCCTCGACATCAAGACCAACACCATCCAGGGCATGATGGTGGACACCGTGCAGGCGGTGGCCAAGGCAGGTGGGTTCACCGTGAACGTCCAGCAGACGGTGTTCTCGGCGCTGATTCCCTCGCTCACCGCCAACAAGATCGATATCGTCTCGGCCGCCATGCTGAAGACGCCCGCGCGCCAGCAGGTGGTGGATTTCAGCGACCCGGTCTATTCCTACGGCGAAGGCCTGATCGTGAAGGCCGACGACGGCCGCGCCTACACCTCGCTGGACGACATGAAGGGCGAGGTGGTGGGCGCGCAGGTGGGCACGGTGTTCCTCGACATGCTGCAGAAGAAAGGCATCTTCAAGGAGGTGCGCAGCTACGACTCGGTGGCCGACCTGACGCGCGACCTGGCCCTGGGCCGCATCAAGGCGGGCCTGGCGGACCAGCCGATCCTGGCCTACCAGATCCGCCAGAACACCTTCCAGGGCGTGAAGCTGGCCGAAGGCTACAAGCCGTCGAACGTGGGCGACGTGTGCCTGGTGGTGCGCAAGGGCGATGCCGAGACGCTGCAGCGCCTGAACAAGGCGATCGCCGCGATCAAGGCCGATGGCACGCTCGCGCAGATCACGAAGAAGTGGGGCATTTGA
- a CDS encoding IclR family transcriptional regulator has translation MASTPSEDDVSRLFNQSVEKGLDVLCAFGAQRRGMTFAEVAEAAGINRSSAQRMVYTLEQLGYVRKHPQTRRYELTPRVLRIGFNYLAGNPLIDLANPFLSELTNVTTETTCLTEADGAEMVYVARFVSAQFVPVHMPIGSRIPMYCTASGRAFLSALPEADALALIRQGERVAHTRHTLTDESAILEQLQLARQRGYAVNREELFLGDMTLAAPVVGGRGRPVAAVHVVAPTSRWTPEEAEKRLAPALIACARSLSNSVRALA, from the coding sequence ATGGCCTCCACCCCTTCCGAAGATGACGTCAGCCGCCTGTTCAACCAGTCCGTCGAGAAGGGGCTGGACGTGCTGTGCGCCTTCGGCGCCCAGCGCCGGGGTATGACCTTCGCCGAGGTCGCCGAGGCCGCGGGCATCAACCGCAGCTCGGCGCAGCGCATGGTCTACACCCTCGAGCAACTGGGGTACGTGCGCAAGCATCCGCAGACGCGGCGCTACGAACTCACGCCGCGCGTGCTGCGCATCGGGTTCAACTACCTGGCCGGCAACCCGCTCATCGACCTGGCCAATCCGTTCCTGTCCGAACTCACCAACGTCACCACGGAAACCACCTGCCTCACCGAGGCCGACGGCGCCGAGATGGTCTATGTGGCGCGCTTCGTCAGCGCCCAGTTCGTGCCCGTGCACATGCCCATCGGCAGCCGCATCCCGATGTACTGCACCGCTTCCGGGCGGGCCTTCCTGAGCGCACTGCCCGAGGCCGATGCGCTGGCGCTCATCCGCCAGGGCGAGCGCGTGGCCCATACCCGCCATACGCTGACCGATGAGTCCGCCATCCTGGAGCAACTGCAGCTGGCCCGGCAGCGCGGCTATGCGGTCAACCGCGAAGAGCTGTTCCTGGGCGACATGACCCTGGCCGCGCCGGTCGTCGGCGGGCGCGGCCGGCCCGTGGCGGCCGTGCATGTCGTGGCGCCCACCAGCCGCTGGACGCCCGAGGAGGCGGAAAAACGCCTCGCGCCGGCCCTGATCGCCTGCGCACGCTCGCTGAGCAATTCCGTGCGCGCGCTGGCCTGA
- a CDS encoding aromatic ring-hydroxylating dioxygenase subunit alpha, with protein sequence MIEHHHWHPVALAEDVGSSPLAALLLDQRLVLWRDAAGAPHAFPDRCPHRGARLSLGRVHDGRLECPYHGWQFEGGGRCVHVPALPQFQPPAGHRVECFGVREAHGLVWVCLAPGDAALPAFTAEDDARLRKLNCGPYDVAASAPRIVENFLDMSHFGFVHEGWLGARDAAAIDDYRVEPTPTGLLATGCKAWQPQSNLHSTAAAQVEYTYEVTGPYTAVLTKLPEAGTTAVEGWRESIALYICPLTPESSRVWFRLAVADFDSPDSKLRDFQHTIFTQDQPVLESQQPRRLPLDLRAELHTAADKASSAYRRYLRGCGITFGVC encoded by the coding sequence ATGATCGAACACCACCACTGGCACCCTGTCGCCCTGGCCGAGGACGTCGGCTCCTCACCCCTGGCCGCGCTGCTCCTGGACCAGCGCCTCGTCCTCTGGCGCGATGCTGCAGGCGCGCCGCACGCCTTCCCCGACCGCTGCCCCCACCGCGGCGCACGCCTCTCGCTCGGCCGCGTGCACGACGGCCGGCTCGAGTGCCCCTACCACGGCTGGCAGTTCGAGGGCGGTGGCCGCTGCGTCCACGTGCCCGCGCTGCCGCAGTTCCAGCCGCCGGCCGGCCACCGCGTGGAATGCTTCGGCGTGCGGGAGGCCCACGGCCTGGTGTGGGTGTGCCTGGCGCCGGGCGACGCCGCCCTGCCGGCATTCACTGCGGAAGACGATGCACGACTGCGCAAGCTCAACTGCGGACCCTACGATGTGGCGGCCAGCGCGCCGCGCATCGTCGAGAACTTCCTCGACATGTCCCACTTCGGCTTCGTGCACGAAGGCTGGCTGGGCGCGCGCGATGCCGCGGCCATCGACGATTACCGCGTGGAGCCCACGCCGACCGGCCTGCTGGCCACCGGCTGCAAGGCCTGGCAGCCGCAGTCCAACCTGCATTCCACGGCCGCCGCGCAGGTCGAATACACCTACGAGGTCACGGGGCCCTACACGGCGGTGCTCACCAAGCTGCCCGAAGCGGGCACCACCGCGGTGGAGGGCTGGCGCGAGTCCATCGCGCTCTACATATGCCCGCTCACGCCGGAATCGAGCCGCGTGTGGTTCCGCCTGGCAGTGGCGGATTTCGATTCGCCGGACAGCAAGCTGCGCGATTTCCAGCACACCATCTTCACGCAGGACCAGCCGGTGCTCGAATCCCAGCAGCCCAGGCGCCTGCCCCTGGACCTGCGTGCAGAGCTGCATACCGCCGCGGACAAGGCCTCATCCGCCTACCGGCGCTACCTGCGCGGCTGCGGCATCACCTTCGGCGTCTGCTGA
- a CDS encoding amylo-alpha-1,6-glucosidase: MTDHSLDAQSLALIDACSEASLALLERNLTPHGILAASRTAAAVARRYTRIFGRDAAMCVMAMCGSGVPSLEEGAVASLDALASQQAPNGQIPKYVDPEGRDADFWYLGCIDATLWWLIAVDHVRRHGAVGAGRWADGVERAIGWLLAQEHQHFRLLQQNEASDWADIMPRSGYVLYTNALWFDVKRRFSLCQAEDTQHHFNHLFNPFQRDLPEYHRARLLQHYARRGRRDPGLFLSFVNLAVVGDEGDVFGNLLAIQCGLADEAMAHSIVNTIEAAHAGHSLPVRVVLHPLSHEHDLWRAYMGRHRQNLMHQYHNGGIWPFVGGFWVMALARLGLHRAGWSGLAKLAHANALDDWRFTEWFHGRTLAPMGMAGQSWNAATFLLARRALQGQDSAW; encoded by the coding sequence ATGACAGACCATTCCCTCGACGCCCAATCCCTCGCGCTGATCGATGCCTGTTCGGAAGCCTCCCTCGCGCTGCTCGAACGCAACCTCACGCCCCACGGCATCCTGGCCGCGAGCCGCACCGCGGCGGCGGTGGCGCGGCGCTACACGCGGATCTTCGGGCGCGACGCAGCCATGTGCGTCATGGCGATGTGCGGCAGCGGCGTGCCGTCCCTGGAGGAGGGCGCCGTGGCCAGCCTCGATGCGCTCGCCTCGCAGCAGGCCCCCAACGGCCAGATTCCCAAATACGTCGATCCGGAAGGACGCGATGCGGATTTCTGGTACCTGGGCTGCATCGATGCCACGCTCTGGTGGCTGATCGCGGTGGACCACGTGCGCCGCCACGGAGCGGTGGGCGCCGGCCGCTGGGCGGACGGCGTCGAGCGTGCCATCGGCTGGCTGCTCGCGCAGGAGCACCAGCATTTCCGCCTGCTGCAGCAGAACGAGGCCAGCGACTGGGCGGACATCATGCCGCGCTCGGGCTACGTGCTCTACACCAATGCCCTGTGGTTTGACGTCAAGCGCCGCTTCTCGCTCTGCCAGGCGGAGGACACGCAACACCATTTCAACCACCTCTTCAACCCCTTCCAGCGCGACCTGCCCGAGTACCACCGCGCCCGGCTGCTGCAGCACTATGCCCGCCGCGGCCGGCGCGACCCGGGCCTGTTCCTGAGCTTCGTGAACCTGGCGGTGGTGGGCGACGAGGGCGACGTGTTCGGCAACCTGCTTGCCATCCAGTGCGGCCTTGCCGACGAGGCGATGGCGCACAGCATCGTCAACACCATCGAGGCCGCCCATGCGGGCCACTCCCTGCCCGTGCGCGTGGTGCTGCACCCGCTGTCCCACGAGCACGACCTGTGGCGGGCGTACATGGGACGGCACCGCCAGAACCTCATGCACCAGTACCACAACGGCGGCATCTGGCCCTTCGTCGGCGGCTTCTGGGTGATGGCGCTGGCCCGCCTGGGCCTGCACCGTGCCGGCTGGTCCGGGCTGGCGAAGCTGGCCCATGCCAATGCGCTCGACGACTGGCGCTTCACCGAATGGTTCCACGGCCGCACGCTGGCGCCCATGGGCATGGCCGGCCAGAGCTGGAACGCGGCCACCTTCCTGCTGGCCCGGCGCGCGCTGCAGGGGCAGGACTCGGCCTGGTAG
- a CDS encoding adenosine deaminase gives MTDSRTTLPPHAGAIAPERLPDLLRAMPKAELHMHIEGSLEPELIFALAERNGVALPYADVEALRSAYAFTNLQSFLDIYYAGASVLLHEQDFYDMAWAYLQRAAADHIVHTEMFFDPQTHTARGVAIGTVIEGLHRACEDARAQLGVSASLILCFLRHLSEEDAFETLEQALPYRDRFIGVGLDSSEVGHPPEKFARVFARCGELGLHRVAHAGEEGPPAYIWSALDVLHAERIDHGVQAVHDPALMRRLAAERVALTVCPLSNEKLCVFPDLADHNIQALLDAGLAATVNSDDPAYFGGYLNTNFVRLFEAVPTLTAAHAYQLASNSFEASFVPDADKQAWQRALRACFDRFAAPH, from the coding sequence ATGACCGATTCCCGTACCACCCTCCCGCCGCATGCCGGCGCCATCGCCCCGGAGCGCCTGCCCGACCTGCTGCGCGCCATGCCCAAGGCAGAGCTCCACATGCACATCGAGGGCTCGCTCGAACCCGAGCTGATCTTCGCGCTCGCCGAGCGCAACGGCGTGGCGCTGCCCTATGCCGACGTGGAGGCGCTGCGCAGTGCCTACGCCTTCACCAACCTGCAGAGCTTCCTCGACATCTACTACGCCGGCGCGAGCGTGCTGCTGCACGAGCAGGATTTCTACGACATGGCCTGGGCCTACCTGCAGCGCGCGGCCGCCGACCACATCGTGCATACCGAGATGTTCTTCGACCCGCAGACCCACACCGCGCGCGGCGTCGCCATCGGCACGGTCATCGAAGGCCTGCACCGTGCCTGCGAGGACGCCAGGGCGCAACTGGGCGTGAGCGCCTCGCTGATCCTGTGCTTCCTGCGCCACCTCAGCGAAGAAGACGCCTTCGAGACGCTGGAGCAGGCGCTGCCCTACCGGGACCGCTTCATCGGCGTGGGCCTGGACTCGAGCGAGGTGGGCCACCCGCCCGAGAAGTTCGCCCGCGTGTTCGCGCGCTGCGGCGAACTGGGCCTGCACCGCGTCGCCCACGCGGGCGAGGAGGGGCCGCCGGCCTATATCTGGAGCGCGCTCGACGTGCTGCATGCCGAGCGCATCGACCATGGCGTGCAGGCCGTGCACGACCCGGCGCTGATGCGCCGGCTGGCCGCCGAGCGGGTGGCACTCACCGTCTGCCCGCTGTCCAACGAGAAGCTGTGCGTCTTTCCCGACCTGGCCGACCACAACATCCAGGCCCTGCTGGACGCTGGCCTGGCGGCCACGGTGAACTCTGACGACCCCGCCTATTTCGGCGGCTACCTGAACACGAATTTCGTGCGCCTGTTCGAGGCCGTCCCCACGCTCACGGCGGCGCATGCCTACCAGCTCGCGTCCAACAGCTTCGAGGCGAGCTTCGTTCCCGACGCGGACAAGCAGGCCTGGCAGCGCGCGCTGCGGGCCTGCTTCGACCGCTTCGCCGCGCCGCATTGA
- a CDS encoding AraC family transcriptional regulator, which produces MSTTNQLHLWDDRFFYITEAIQSGLTARASATLLASATGRPFVLVALDGTVLRCTAALVAPHVPRQLDADGCGLLSLNVDPASGTFRRLAARLDGRGILPLDAAGFGALREDFEGALHGELDSPALRRLSGGMLDAACGCAVKRSRGGDRPCLDPRVERVLQRMRDAGSHGMAVPLCDLAAVACLSPGRLTHLFHEQTGLSIKRYLLWSKIRRTVQMMASGMPLTGIALAGGFTDGAHMSRTFQRCFGLTPSFLADAGRVDVFVDDCAHTAWRGAQAC; this is translated from the coding sequence ATGTCCACCACCAACCAGCTGCATCTCTGGGACGACCGCTTCTTCTACATCACGGAGGCGATCCAGTCCGGTCTCACCGCCCGGGCTTCCGCCACCCTGCTGGCATCCGCCACCGGCCGCCCCTTTGTCCTCGTCGCGCTCGATGGCACGGTGCTGCGCTGCACCGCGGCCCTGGTGGCGCCGCATGTTCCCCGCCAGCTCGACGCCGATGGCTGCGGCCTGCTTTCGCTGAACGTCGATCCGGCGTCCGGAACGTTCCGCAGGCTGGCCGCGCGCCTGGACGGCCGGGGCATCCTGCCGCTGGATGCGGCCGGCTTCGGCGCGCTGCGCGAGGACTTCGAGGGCGCATTGCATGGCGAGCTGGACAGCCCGGCCCTGCGCCGCCTCAGCGGCGGCATGCTGGACGCGGCCTGCGGCTGTGCCGTGAAGCGCTCCCGCGGCGGCGACCGGCCGTGCCTGGATCCGCGCGTGGAGCGCGTGCTGCAGCGGATGCGCGATGCCGGAAGCCATGGCATGGCGGTTCCGCTGTGCGACCTGGCGGCCGTGGCCTGCCTGTCGCCCGGGCGGCTCACGCACCTCTTCCATGAACAGACCGGCCTGTCGATCAAGCGCTACCTGCTGTGGTCCAAGATACGCCGCACCGTGCAGATGATGGCCTCGGGCATGCCGCTCACCGGCATCGCGCTCGCGGGCGGCTTCACCGACGGCGCGCACATGAGCCGCACCTTCCAGCGCTGCTTCGGCCTGACACCGTCCTTCCTGGCGGACGCGGGCCGCGTGGACGTGTTCGTGGACGACTGCGCGCACACGGCCTGGCGCGGTGCGCAGGCCTGCTGA
- a CDS encoding penicillin acylase family protein: MRTTFRGGLRPLSLCFVASLAACGGGRGDGELAPYTAEIRRTAMGMPHIKATTWGGAGFGYGYAQAQDNLCTLADAFVTYRGERSRYFGGSAQVIYNSTLGRPLNIDSDFFHRHVISADVVEKMMAAQPEKLRQMVEGFAAGYNRYLGDLQVDSGAHAACRNEAWVQPVTAQDIWRRMYAANLAGGYSNFAAAIANATAPAATRSGTAAATPQRKDGSTSLAALDASRSRAPELQVGGTAGIGSNMYGFGTAGTGEGSPLLFGNPHWYWKGPDRFYQAQLTIGNELNVSGVSFLGIPVVLIGFNDNVAWSHTVSTARRFGFFQLTLAAGDPTSYLRDGAPVKMAATTITVQNRTASGTVDVTRTLYKTDMGPLVNLSTLNPALAWNQTTAFVIRDINGENYRTFRNWMRWNQARSLDEFIAIQREESAIPWVNTVAVGRGSARAWYADMGAVPNVSASQLASCTTAYGKAVAAALPGVPFFDGSRSACDWQSDPDSVQKGAIGPSRMPNLQRDDYVGNMNDSYWLANANAPLTGYAPIFGATGAQQSLRTRLGHTMALQRLAGSDGYGGRQATSTIVRQMVLNSRVFSAERFKDQALALVCASPQVTVGGSSVDVASACAALRAWDNTGNSDARGSHVWDEFWSRVQVPAAQLYTTPFDPADPLNTPRDLNPAAAGALQQAFGAAVAKVAQSGFAVDARRGDVLFSVRGGKKLPLFGGCAGVGYFTITCSENPIDQGGYSMDGQPHGNSYLQVVTFPAGGVQAHTLLTHSLSDDPGSAHQGDYTQAYSAKQWVRVPFTEAEIAADANLRTQTVRP; encoded by the coding sequence ATGCGCACTACGTTCCGTGGCGGCCTGAGGCCGCTTTCCCTTTGTTTCGTCGCCAGCCTCGCCGCCTGTGGCGGCGGGCGCGGCGACGGCGAACTGGCCCCCTACACCGCGGAGATCCGCCGCACCGCCATGGGCATGCCGCACATCAAGGCCACCACCTGGGGCGGGGCGGGCTTCGGCTACGGCTACGCACAGGCGCAGGACAATCTCTGCACCCTCGCCGATGCCTTCGTCACCTACCGCGGCGAGCGCTCCCGCTACTTCGGCGGGTCCGCGCAGGTCATCTACAACAGCACGCTGGGCCGGCCGCTCAACATCGATTCGGACTTCTTCCACCGCCACGTCATCTCCGCCGACGTGGTGGAGAAAATGATGGCGGCCCAGCCGGAGAAGCTCCGGCAGATGGTCGAGGGGTTTGCCGCCGGCTACAACCGCTACCTGGGCGACCTCCAGGTCGACAGCGGCGCCCATGCAGCCTGCCGCAATGAAGCCTGGGTGCAGCCCGTCACCGCGCAGGACATATGGCGGCGCATGTACGCCGCGAACCTGGCGGGCGGCTACAGCAACTTCGCGGCGGCCATCGCCAACGCCACCGCGCCGGCCGCCACCCGGTCTGGCACCGCCGCGGCCACGCCGCAGCGCAAGGATGGCTCCACCTCGCTCGCGGCCCTGGATGCCTCCCGGTCCCGTGCCCCGGAGCTGCAGGTCGGCGGCACGGCAGGCATCGGCAGCAACATGTACGGCTTCGGCACGGCGGGGACGGGCGAGGGCAGCCCGCTGCTCTTCGGCAACCCGCACTGGTACTGGAAGGGGCCCGACCGCTTCTACCAGGCGCAGCTCACCATCGGCAACGAGCTGAACGTGAGCGGGGTGTCGTTCCTGGGCATCCCGGTGGTGCTGATCGGCTTCAACGACAACGTGGCCTGGAGCCATACGGTCTCCACCGCGCGCCGCTTCGGCTTCTTCCAGCTCACGCTGGCCGCGGGCGATCCCACGAGCTACCTGCGCGACGGCGCCCCGGTGAAGATGGCGGCCACTACCATCACGGTGCAGAACCGCACGGCATCGGGCACGGTCGACGTGACGCGCACGCTCTACAAGACCGACATGGGCCCGCTGGTGAACCTGTCCACGCTCAACCCGGCGCTGGCCTGGAACCAGACCACCGCCTTCGTCATCCGCGACATCAACGGCGAGAACTACCGCACCTTCCGCAACTGGATGCGCTGGAACCAGGCCCGCTCGCTCGACGAATTCATCGCCATCCAGCGCGAGGAGTCCGCCATTCCCTGGGTCAACACCGTGGCCGTGGGGCGCGGCAGCGCCCGCGCCTGGTATGCCGACATGGGCGCGGTACCCAACGTGTCCGCGAGCCAGCTGGCCTCCTGCACCACGGCCTACGGCAAGGCCGTCGCCGCGGCGCTGCCGGGCGTGCCGTTCTTCGACGGCTCCCGCAGCGCCTGCGACTGGCAGTCCGATCCGGATTCCGTGCAGAAGGGCGCCATCGGCCCGTCGCGCATGCCCAACCTGCAGCGCGACGACTACGTGGGCAACATGAACGACAGCTACTGGCTCGCCAACGCCAACGCGCCGCTCACCGGTTACGCCCCCATCTTCGGTGCCACCGGTGCCCAGCAGAGCCTGCGCACGCGCCTGGGCCACACGATGGCGCTGCAGCGCCTGGCCGGCAGCGACGGCTACGGCGGCCGCCAGGCCACCAGCACCATCGTGCGCCAGATGGTCCTGAACAGCCGCGTCTTCAGCGCCGAGCGCTTCAAGGACCAGGCGCTCGCGCTGGTCTGCGCCTCGCCACAGGTCACGGTGGGCGGCTCCTCCGTGGACGTGGCTTCCGCCTGCGCCGCCCTGCGGGCCTGGGACAACACCGGCAACAGCGATGCGCGCGGCTCGCACGTGTGGGATGAATTCTGGAGCCGCGTGCAGGTGCCCGCCGCCCAGCTCTACACCACGCCGTTCGACCCGGCCGATCCGTTGAACACGCCGCGCGACCTGAATCCCGCGGCGGCCGGCGCCCTGCAGCAGGCCTTCGGTGCCGCCGTGGCCAAGGTCGCGCAGAGCGGCTTCGCGGTGGACGCACGGCGCGGCGACGTGCTGTTCTCGGTGCGCGGCGGAAAGAAGCTACCCCTGTTCGGCGGTTGCGCCGGAGTGGGCTACTTCACCATCACCTGCTCGGAGAACCCCATCGACCAGGGCGGATATTCCATGGACGGCCAGCCGCACGGCAACAGCTACCTGCAGGTGGTCACGTTCCCCGCGGGCGGGGTGCAGGCCCATACGCTGCTCACCCATTCCCTCTCGGACGACCCGGGCTCTGCGCACCAGGGCGACTACACCCAGGCCTATTCCGCGAAGCAGTGGGTGCGCGTGCCCTTCACGGAGGCCGAGATCGCCGCGGATGCGAATTTACGCACCCAGACCGTCCGGCCGTAG
- a CDS encoding 2-hydroxyacid dehydrogenase: MPTLIVGLEASTVSTPRIPLLALNTLSPQHQAQIAAAYDLHYAPTPNDRTQAIATQGGRFRAVLTIGSIGLTAQEIESMPALELICALGAGYENIALDAARARGIAVANGAGTNDDCVADHAFGLLISIVRGLRPLDRLCREGVWRDAIGLPPNVSGKRLGIFGLGTIGQKIARRASGFDMQIGYHNRNPREGVPHQYFPSLRDLAEWCDVLVCATPGGPSTRHAVNAEILDAIGPLGYLVNIARGSVVDTEALADALRERRIAGAGLDVYESEPHPPEALVGFDNIVLTPHVAGWSPEAVQASVDRFMANAEGHFSGRGVVSPV; encoded by the coding sequence ATGCCGACCTTGATTGTTGGATTGGAAGCTTCCACCGTGTCCACCCCGCGCATTCCCCTCCTGGCCCTCAATACCCTGTCGCCGCAGCACCAGGCCCAGATCGCCGCCGCCTACGACCTGCACTACGCGCCCACCCCCAACGACCGCACGCAGGCGATCGCCACGCAGGGCGGCCGCTTCCGCGCGGTGCTGACCATCGGCTCCATCGGCCTCACGGCCCAGGAAATCGAGTCCATGCCCGCCCTCGAGCTCATCTGCGCCCTGGGCGCCGGCTACGAGAACATCGCGCTCGACGCCGCCAGGGCGCGCGGCATCGCCGTGGCCAACGGCGCGGGCACCAACGACGACTGCGTGGCCGACCATGCCTTCGGTCTGCTCATCTCCATCGTGCGCGGCCTGCGTCCGCTGGACCGGCTCTGCCGCGAAGGCGTCTGGCGCGACGCCATCGGACTGCCGCCGAACGTGTCCGGCAAGCGCCTGGGCATCTTCGGGCTGGGCACCATTGGCCAGAAGATCGCGCGCCGCGCGTCCGGCTTCGACATGCAGATCGGCTACCACAACCGCAATCCGCGGGAAGGCGTGCCGCACCAGTACTTCCCCAGCCTGCGCGACCTCGCCGAATGGTGCGACGTCCTGGTGTGCGCCACGCCCGGCGGCCCGTCCACGCGCCACGCGGTGAATGCCGAGATCCTCGACGCCATCGGCCCGCTGGGCTACCTCGTGAACATCGCTCGCGGCAGCGTGGTCGATACCGAGGCGCTGGCCGACGCGCTGCGCGAGCGCCGCATCGCCGGCGCGGGCCTGGACGTGTACGAGAGCGAGCCGCATCCGCCCGAGGCCCTCGTCGGGTTCGACAACATCGTGCTGACCCCGCACGTGGCCGGCTGGTCGCCCGAGGCCGTGCAGGCCAGCGTGGACCGGTTCATGGCGAATGCGGAAGGGCATTTCTCCGGGCGCGGCGTGGTGTCGCCGGTCTGA